Part of the Halorhabdus utahensis DSM 12940 genome, CGATCTCGTGCGTCCTGGCCGCCGTGATTGCGCTCTCCGAGCGGACGCGTTTCCACCAGGATCGGCCGCCCGCTCGACTCGGCCAGTTCGAGGACGGTCCCGTCCGGCCCAACCTCCGGATCGGCCAGGACTGTCGCTACGGCCGTCCGGCAGTGTTCCTGGGCTTCCCGGAGCGCCGACTCGCTTGGGCCGGAAAGTGGTGGAGCGGTGATCGCCTCGATGTCGAGTTCCGCGGCGACCGACAGCGCGGTGTCCCCGCTCGGCATCGGGCCGGCAGTCACCTCGAAGCCGGCCTGCCAGAGCTTCGTCAGGGCGCGGGCGGCGGTCGCGCCGCTGCCAAGGACGTGGACGTGCGCGTTTCGATCCCGCCGCGGTTCGGCGATGGCCGTCACACTCGGCGTCCCGGTGACGGCATCGGGCGTGACGGCCGTCCGGGTGTCGAAGGCCGGCCGGAGGTGTTCGTCCGACAGGACTGTCTCCGGGTCGCCGACGGCCTGGAGCTCCCCGTCGGCGAGCAACGCGAGTCGATCGCAGTAGCGGGCCGCCAGATCCAGGTCGTGGATCGCCGCGACTGCCCCTCTCCCGTCAGCGATCAACTCTCCCACCAGCTCCAGGACGCCGACCTGGTGGTTGATGTCGAGGCTGGCGGTCGGTTCGTCCAATACGAGCGCCGGTGTGTCCTGGGCCAGGGCTCGCGCGACAAAGGCCCGCTGGCGCTCGCCGCCGCTGACGGCCGTGATCGGTCGGTCACGGAGATCGGCCATTTCAGTTCGTTCGAGCGCTCGCTCGATGGCTTCTCGGTCGGCCTCGTCGCCGGTCAGGTCGGTCCGTGCCCGATAGGGCGTCCGACCCATCCGGACGACGTCCTCGACGCTGAACGCGAACGAGACGGACGTATCCTGGGGCACCGTGGCGACGTGTCGACTCACGCCCCGCGGTCCGAGTTCAGTTACCGCCGTGCCGTCGAGACGGACGGCTCCGCTGTCCGGTGTGATGACGCCGTTTACCGTCCGCAGGAGCGTCGTCTTTCCGGCCCCGTTCGGGCCGACGAGTCCCAGGAACTCCCCGGCATCGACCGACAGTGAGACGTCACGTAGTGCGTCGACCTCGCCGAGCGAGACCGAGACGTCGTCCAGTTCGATCGTGTGGTGGTTCATAGTTCGTGCACCTCCCGGCGACGCAGCAGATAGAGGAAGAAGGGGGCCCCGAGCGCGGACGTGACGATCCCGACGGGCAACGGGGCGGGGTTGGAGCGGGCGACGGTGTCGGTCGCGACGAG contains:
- a CDS encoding ATP-binding cassette domain-containing protein; the protein is MNHHTIELDDVSVSLGEVDALRDVSLSVDAGEFLGLVGPNGAGKTTLLRTVNGVITPDSGAVRLDGTAVTELGPRGVSRHVATVPQDTSVSFAFSVEDVVRMGRTPYRARTDLTGDEADREAIERALERTEMADLRDRPITAVSGGERQRAFVARALAQDTPALVLDEPTASLDINHQVGVLELVGELIADGRGAVAAIHDLDLAARYCDRLALLADGELQAVGDPETVLSDEHLRPAFDTRTAVTPDAVTGTPSVTAIAEPRRDRNAHVHVLGSGATAARALTKLWQAGFEVTAGPMPSGDTALSVAAELDIEAITAPPLSGPSESALREAQEHCRTAVATVLADPEVGPDGTVLELAESSGRPILVETRPLGERNHGGQDARDRYRDLESRALTASIHGLVPAIAETIRPQAVPADD